The following are from one region of the Juglans regia cultivar Chandler chromosome 10, Walnut 2.0, whole genome shotgun sequence genome:
- the LOC118349646 gene encoding uncharacterized protein LOC118349646: MKPCLINWPCIRVEADSDGMAWGKCMRVRVAVDLYKPLLRGKWVHLEDQKYWISLKYERLQHFCFHCGILSHKLKGCQGQRSVPLGGHSKPAQFGPWLKADIPLSDFKGQGGEGFTFLLGTEPLNSGFVSISQRDAPICEKAQVKAAQSSDHSPLVMSLRGGVRRLAHEERARQRIFRFEASWNLHEECNNIIQTTWQNQPPQQNSNTGSDTVAVKMLQKDIDRLLEDEDVKCKQRAKQLWLKDGDRNSKFFHKCANQRRKTNEIKNLVCEDGRMINDDIGISEAFINQHYQAIFSTMHPSIFDECLRNTQPKVTEDMNNNLSRSFTTEEVKGALFQMNPLGSPGPDGFSAVFYQTH, from the exons ATGAAGCCTTGCCTCATCAATTGGCCATGTATTCGTGTTGAAGCTGATTCGGATGGTATGGCATGGGGAAAGTGCATGAGGGTCAGAGTCGCGGTGGATTTGTATAAACCTTTGCTACGAGGTAAATGGGTGCATTTGGAGGATCAGAAGTATTGGATCTCTTTGAAGTACGAGCGTTTACAGCATTTCTGTTTTCACTGTGGGATCCTATCTCATAAACTAAAGGGATGTCAGGGGCAGAGAAGTGTACCCCTGGGTGGTCATTCAAAACCTGCACAATTTGGCCCTTGGCTAAAG GCTGATATTCCCTTGAGTGATTTTAAAGGTCAAGGAGGGGAAGGGTTCACATTCCTTTTGGGAACAGAGCCATTGAACTCTGGTTTTGTAAGCATCTCTCAACGTGATGCACCTATTTGTGAAAAGGCCCAGGTCAAAGCAG CTCAATCCTCAGACCACAGTCCTCTTGTAATGTCCTTGAGAGGTGGAGTCAGGAGATTGGCACATGAGGAAAGGGCCAGACAGAGAATTTTCAGGTTTGAAGCTAGTTGGAACTTACATGAGGAATGCAACAATATTATCCAAACGACTTGGCAGAACCAGCCACCTCAGCAG AATTCAAATACTGGTTCAGATACAGTAGCAGTCAAGATGCTTCAGAAGGATATTGACAGATTACTTGAAGATGAGGATGTCAAATGCAAGCAAAGAGCTAAACAATTATGGTTGAAGGATGGAGATAGAAATTCAAAGTTCTTTCATAAGTGTGCCAACCAAAGAAGAAAGACTAATGAGATTAAAAACCTGGTTTGTGAGGATGGTAGGATGATTAATGATGATATTGGGATTTCTGAAGCCTTCATCAATCAGCATTATCAGGCTATTTTCTCTACAATGCACCCTAGCATATTTGATGAATGCCTGCGTAACACACAACCAAAAGTGACCGAGGATATGAATAATAACCTTTCAAGAAGCTTTACTACAGAGGAAGTAAAGGGAGCCCTTTTTCAGATGAATCCATTGGGTTCTCCAGGTCCAGATGGATTCTCAGCTGTGTTCTATCAAACTCACTAG